The Rhipicephalus sanguineus isolate Rsan-2018 chromosome 7, BIME_Rsan_1.4, whole genome shotgun sequence genome includes a window with the following:
- the LOC119400179 gene encoding uncharacterized protein LOC119400179: MGESRRKFGGKRTLEDVRYQVAQARKALGVDEPLESSMSADSHGQSGGDASVGMEAMAFKVEPDQQSSEAMSDCSNFNSAELEDVTVSDLLSTCTDEAATEKLVDQAGGRALADGNTNGGELSLEGRYPTSHLYRTAVDLLLHKYPHLIDTTGETGRELWVDSLKSKFKNVRRRLPEQVWSMSKVRSKYTTSPRRATAPPKPKEEGVGRASRPVAIQGVMSASTSSSWQTGPLGLGGMEGASDQNEAVAVKERSDSIRDMTVQQAIAAFPAYRQESALLADFKMLWNADIPECFEKGIKRMFLVLMNSGTKDEMEKISQAGNDILLMVLGAIARRVSESLDSLLTEGSTLPTPCLVQRPNGNIDLFVNGFYLLTASSLLGGMCVLFASFWVFHIEYPKGGRNILTFLEHAFLNLRHMKPRLKCWELINLYRSTHP; encoded by the exons ATGGGTGAGTCGAGAAGGAAGTTTGGAGGGAAGCGCACGCTGGAAGATGTCAGGTACCAGGTGGCCCAAGCACGCAAG GCTCTCGGTGTTGACGAACCACTAGAGTCCAGCATGTCAGCTGACTCCCACGGCCAGTCGGGTGGGGATGCCTCCGTCGGCATGGAAGCAATGGCTTTCAAAGTAGAGCCAGATCAACAGAGCAGTGAGGCCATGTCGGATTGTTCCAACTTCAACAGTGCTGAGTTGGAGGACGTCACCGTTTCAGACCTACTCAGCACGTGCACGGACGAAGCTGCTACGGAGAAGCTCGTGGACCAAGCTGGTGGCAGAGCACTCGCGGATGGGAacacgaacggcggcgaactgtCGCTCGAAGGAAG ATACCCGACGTCGCACCTCTACAGGACTGCTGTGGACCTCCTGCTCCACAAGTACCCACACCTGATTGATACCACCGGAGAAACCGGAAGG GAGCTGTGGGTTGACTCGCTGAAGTCGAAGTTCAAGAACGTCCGACGCCGGCTGCCGGAACAGGTGTGGAGCATGAGCAAGGTTCGGAGCAAGTACACTACATCACCCCGGCGAGCTACTGCTCCACCGAAACCAAAAGAGGAGGGTGTGGGTCGTGCCAGTCGTCCTGTG GCCATTCAAGGCGTAATGTCAGCCAGCACCAGTTCCTCGTGGCAAACCGGCCCACTGGGCCTAGGAGGCATGGAAGGTGCAAGCGATCAAAACGAAGCGGTTGCTGTCAAGGAGAGGAGTGACAGCATACGTGATATGACAGTGCAGCaagccatcgctgccttccctgCTTACAGGCAGGAGTCCGCT TTGCTCGCTGACTTCAAGATGCTGTGGAACGCCGACATTCCTGAATGCTTCGAAAAGGGCATCAAGAGGATGTTCCTGGTGCTGATGAACTCGGGAACGAAGGACGAGATGGAGAAAATTTCTCAGGCTGGAAACG ATATTCTTCTCATGGTGTTGGGTGCTATTGCTCGAAGGGTTTCAGAAAGTCTGGATAGCCTTCTGACAGAG GGATCAACACTGCCAACGCCATGTCTAGTCCAACGACCCAACGGGAACATCGACCTGTTTGTCAACGGATTCTACCTGCTCACCGCGTCGTCCCTGCTTGGAGGCATGTGCGTGCTGTTCGCATCCTTCTGGGTGTTCCACATCGAGTACCCAAAGGGAGGCCGGAACATCCTGACGTTCCTGGAACATGCCTTCCTCAACTTGCGTCACATGAAGCCACGGCTAAAGTGCTGGGAGCTCATCAACCTGTACAGAAGCACACACCCATGA